Proteins from a single region of Amycolatopsis sp. CA-230715:
- a CDS encoding response regulator transcription factor, with protein MIRIVLAEDQSMVLGAFAALLDLQADIEVVATATTGADALAAVAEHRPDVLLTDIEMPGKTGLDVAAELRGTATRVLIVTTFARSGYLRRALDAGVAGYVLKDAPIGDLASALRRVHVGERVVAPELAVAAWDGADPLTDRERELLREVTTGASNADIAKRLHLAEGTVRNYLSAAMAKLGAQSKAHAATIARDRGWL; from the coding sequence GTGATCAGGATCGTGCTCGCCGAGGACCAGTCCATGGTGCTCGGCGCTTTCGCCGCGCTGCTCGACCTCCAGGCGGACATCGAGGTCGTGGCCACCGCGACCACCGGTGCCGACGCGCTCGCCGCGGTCGCCGAGCACCGGCCCGACGTGCTGCTCACCGATATCGAAATGCCGGGCAAGACCGGACTCGACGTCGCCGCCGAACTCCGGGGCACGGCCACGCGCGTCCTCATCGTCACCACGTTCGCGCGCAGCGGTTACCTGCGCCGCGCGCTCGACGCGGGCGTCGCGGGGTACGTCCTCAAGGACGCGCCGATCGGGGACCTGGCCTCCGCCCTGCGCCGGGTGCACGTGGGCGAGCGCGTCGTCGCCCCCGAACTGGCCGTCGCCGCGTGGGACGGCGCGGACCCGCTGACCGACCGGGAACGCGAGCTGCTGCGGGAAGTCACCACCGGTGCGTCCAACGCGGACATCGCGAAACGCCTGCACCTCGCCGAAGGCACCGTGCGGAACTACCTTTCGGCGGCCATGGCGAAACTGGGCGCGCAAAGCAAAGCGCATGCGGCGACCATCGCCCGCGACCGCGGCTGGCTGTAA
- the ctaD gene encoding aa3-type cytochrome oxidase subunit I, translated as MTAVAPKPIATRPYPARESVKGSYLLRLFRTTDHKQIGIMYLVTSFAFFMAGGAMAMLIRSELARPGQQFLSQEQYNQLFTMHGTVMLLLYATPILFGFANFVLPLQIGSPDVAFPRLNAFSYWLYLFGGIIVMSGFLTPGGAADFGWFAYTPLSDAIHSPGVGADLWISGLVISGLGTILGAVNMITTVICLRAPGMTMYRMPIFTWNILITSILILLAFPILTAALMGLLADRHLGAHVFDPANGGVILWQHLFWFFGHPEVYIVALPFFGIVSEIFPVFSRKPVFGYKGLVWATLSIAALSVAVWAHHMYATGSVLLPFFSFMTFLIAVPTGVKFFNWIGTMWKGNLSFETPMLFSVGFIVTFLFGGLTGILLAAPAIDFHVSDSYFVVAHFHYVLYGTIVFATFAGIYFWFPKITGRMMDEKLGKWHFWTTFIGFHGTFLVQHWLGAEGMPRRYADYLATDGFTTLNTISTIGAYILGASTLPFIWNVFKSYRYGELVTVDDPWGYGNSLEWATSCPPPRHNFTELPRIRSERPAFELHYPHMIERIHAEGEITFTGKPKVHAGAKAPSQVLTDAAIPGDHSKDNAGEQ; from the coding sequence GTGACGGCCGTAGCCCCCAAGCCGATCGCCACGCGCCCGTATCCCGCGCGCGAGTCGGTTAAGGGTTCGTACCTGCTGCGGTTGTTCCGCACGACGGACCACAAGCAGATCGGCATCATGTACCTCGTGACGTCGTTCGCCTTCTTCATGGCGGGCGGCGCGATGGCGATGCTGATCCGCTCCGAGCTGGCGCGTCCCGGGCAGCAGTTCCTTTCCCAGGAGCAGTACAACCAGCTGTTCACCATGCACGGCACGGTGATGCTGCTGCTGTACGCGACCCCGATCCTGTTCGGGTTCGCGAACTTCGTCCTCCCGCTGCAGATCGGCTCGCCCGACGTCGCGTTCCCGCGGTTGAACGCGTTCTCGTACTGGCTGTACCTGTTCGGCGGCATCATTGTGATGTCCGGCTTCCTGACGCCGGGTGGCGCCGCGGACTTCGGGTGGTTCGCCTACACCCCGCTGTCCGACGCGATCCACTCGCCGGGTGTCGGCGCCGACCTCTGGATCTCCGGCCTGGTCATCTCCGGTCTCGGCACGATCCTCGGCGCGGTCAACATGATCACCACGGTGATCTGCCTGCGCGCGCCGGGCATGACGATGTACCGGATGCCGATCTTCACCTGGAACATCCTGATCACCAGCATCCTGATCCTGCTGGCGTTCCCGATCCTCACCGCGGCGCTGATGGGCCTGCTCGCCGACCGGCATCTCGGCGCGCACGTGTTCGATCCGGCGAACGGCGGCGTGATCCTCTGGCAGCACTTGTTCTGGTTCTTCGGCCATCCCGAGGTCTATATCGTCGCGCTACCGTTCTTCGGGATCGTGTCGGAGATCTTCCCGGTGTTCAGCCGCAAGCCGGTGTTCGGCTACAAGGGCCTGGTCTGGGCGACGCTGTCGATCGCCGCGCTGTCGGTGGCGGTGTGGGCGCACCACATGTACGCGACCGGTTCTGTGCTGCTGCCGTTCTTCTCCTTCATGACCTTCCTGATCGCGGTGCCGACCGGGGTCAAGTTCTTCAACTGGATCGGCACGATGTGGAAGGGGAACCTGAGCTTCGAGACGCCGATGCTGTTCTCGGTCGGCTTCATCGTCACGTTCCTCTTCGGTGGCCTCACCGGCATCCTGCTGGCCGCGCCCGCGATCGACTTCCACGTGTCCGACAGCTACTTCGTCGTCGCGCACTTCCACTACGTGCTCTACGGCACGATCGTGTTCGCCACCTTCGCCGGGATCTACTTCTGGTTCCCGAAGATCACCGGCCGCATGATGGACGAGAAGCTCGGCAAGTGGCACTTCTGGACCACGTTCATCGGGTTCCACGGCACGTTCCTCGTCCAGCACTGGCTGGGCGCGGAGGGCATGCCGCGCCGGTACGCCGACTACCTGGCCACCGACGGGTTCACCACGCTGAACACGATCTCCACGATCGGCGCGTACATCCTCGGCGCGTCCACGCTGCCGTTCATCTGGAACGTGTTCAAGAGCTACCGCTACGGCGAGCTCGTCACGGTGGACGACCCGTGGGGTTACGGCAACTCGCTGGAGTGGGCCACGAGCTGCCCGCCGCCGCGGCACAACTTCACCGAGCTGCCGCGCATCCGGTCCGAGCGGCCCGCGTTCGAACTGCACTACCCGCACATGATCGAGCGCATCCACGCCGAAGGCGAGATCACCTTCACCGGCAAGCCGAAGGTGCACGCCGGGGCCAAGGCGCCGTCGCAGGTGCTCACCGACGCCGCGATACCCGGTGACCACAGCAAGGACAACGCGGGCGAGCAGTGA
- a CDS encoding peptidyl-tRNA hydrolase encodes MNPVLRPLAARYAEWLGLPASETADVSAEEPDQVRAMPVILRFEKADPPGRTPLLEAAAAAAIAVCLDERAVAEDGEWHDAVKAWMDGRIRKVSRRARGAHWDAVQELPGITVEVDGAQARALVPGRVVDNPKTVSRLQVSGSELPSDEPGPVPDDVPVLYLNPDAEMTVGKAAAQVGHGTMILASLLGDDDLARWAKRDFRCAVRIPDATTWNALHPGADPGLAWRERGVVAVRDAGFTEVAPGTVTVLAQWV; translated from the coding sequence GTGAACCCGGTTCTCCGGCCCCTCGCCGCGCGCTACGCCGAGTGGCTCGGCCTTCCCGCGTCCGAGACCGCGGACGTCTCCGCCGAGGAACCCGACCAGGTGCGGGCGATGCCGGTGATCCTGCGGTTCGAGAAGGCCGATCCGCCGGGCCGCACGCCCCTGCTGGAGGCCGCCGCGGCGGCCGCGATCGCGGTGTGCCTCGACGAGCGCGCCGTCGCCGAGGACGGCGAGTGGCACGACGCCGTGAAAGCGTGGATGGACGGGCGGATCCGCAAGGTTTCCCGCCGCGCTCGCGGCGCGCACTGGGACGCGGTCCAGGAGCTGCCGGGAATCACCGTGGAGGTCGACGGCGCGCAGGCCCGCGCGCTGGTGCCCGGCCGCGTGGTCGACAACCCCAAGACCGTTTCGCGCCTGCAGGTTTCGGGCAGCGAGCTGCCGTCCGACGAGCCGGGACCGGTGCCGGACGACGTGCCGGTGCTGTACCTCAACCCGGACGCGGAAATGACCGTCGGCAAGGCCGCGGCCCAGGTCGGCCACGGCACCATGATCCTGGCGTCGTTGCTCGGCGACGACGATCTCGCCCGCTGGGCGAAGCGCGATTTCCGTTGTGCCGTGCGCATTCCCGATGCCACCACGTGGAACGCGCTGCACCCCGGCGCCGATCCCGGCCTAGCGTGGCGGGAGCGAGGCGTGGTCGCCGTGCGGGACGCGGGGTTCACCGAGGTGGCGCCCGGGACCGTCACCGTGCTCGCGCAATGGGTTTGA
- a CDS encoding alpha/beta hydrolase: protein MVRIGPNAVLPAIRESIVLRTADGLRLVGELALPEDRAPIATVLMLHPLPTHGGSMDSHVLRKAAARLPALAGLAVLRFNTRGTGDSEGSFGSAEAERHDVAAALDFARSRALPEVWLAGWSFGTDLAVRYGLDPLVRGLVLIAPPMRWSTQDHLARWAPSGKPVTALVPEHDDFLRPDGVRERCAVLPGARVVALPGAKHLLVGYADEVLDELVAAILPGFTPPLPREWPLSATDR from the coding sequence GTGGTGAGGATCGGGCCCAACGCGGTGCTGCCCGCGATCCGCGAGTCGATCGTCCTGCGCACCGCCGACGGCCTGCGGCTCGTCGGCGAACTCGCGCTGCCGGAAGACCGCGCGCCGATCGCGACGGTGCTCATGCTGCACCCGCTGCCGACGCACGGCGGCTCGATGGACTCGCACGTGCTGCGCAAGGCCGCCGCGCGGCTGCCCGCGCTGGCCGGGCTCGCGGTGCTGCGGTTCAACACCAGGGGCACCGGGGACAGCGAAGGATCGTTCGGCTCTGCCGAAGCCGAACGCCACGACGTCGCCGCCGCACTGGACTTCGCCCGGTCGCGCGCGTTGCCCGAGGTGTGGCTCGCCGGCTGGTCGTTCGGGACCGACCTCGCCGTCCGCTACGGGCTCGACCCGCTGGTCCGCGGGCTCGTGCTGATCGCGCCCCCGATGCGCTGGAGCACCCAGGACCACCTCGCCCGCTGGGCGCCGTCGGGCAAACCGGTGACCGCGCTCGTCCCCGAACACGACGACTTCCTGCGCCCCGACGGCGTGCGCGAACGCTGCGCCGTCCTGCCCGGTGCGCGCGTGGTGGCGCTGCCCGGGGCGAAGCACCTGCTGGTCGGGTACGCGGACGAAGTGCTCGACGAACTCGTCGCCGCGATCCTGCCGGGTTTCACCCCGCCGCTGCCGAGGGAATGGCCGCTCAGCGCAACGGATCGATGA
- a CDS encoding GNAT family N-acetyltransferase → MTEQAGMVDEIRTERLLLRPLRESDRARSLEIQLDPRANRFTPESVTPEQAREKFTAWLTHWAHHGFGYFAIIEPETGEFLGTGGVQYRDFDGEDVLNLYYRLKPSAWGNGYATEAAAAAVDWAERSMPDNPVVISVAIGNHASIRVAERLGFTRYSQSLHHGLYSRHYRR, encoded by the coding sequence GTGACCGAGCAAGCGGGGATGGTCGACGAAATCAGGACGGAACGGCTGCTGCTGCGCCCGTTGCGGGAATCGGACCGCGCGCGATCGCTGGAGATCCAGCTCGACCCGCGCGCCAACCGGTTCACCCCGGAATCGGTGACGCCCGAGCAGGCGCGGGAGAAGTTCACCGCCTGGCTCACGCACTGGGCGCACCACGGGTTCGGGTACTTCGCGATCATCGAACCGGAAACGGGCGAATTCCTCGGCACCGGCGGCGTGCAGTACCGCGATTTCGACGGCGAGGACGTGCTCAACCTGTACTACCGGTTGAAACCGAGCGCGTGGGGCAACGGGTACGCCACCGAAGCCGCGGCCGCCGCCGTGGACTGGGCGGAGCGGTCCATGCCGGACAACCCGGTGGTGATCAGCGTGGCGATCGGGAACCACGCGTCGATCAGGGTCGCCGAGCGGCTCGGGTTCACCCGCTACAGCCAGAGCCTGCACCACGGCCTCTATTCGCGGCACTACCGACGCTGA
- a CDS encoding alpha/beta fold hydrolase has product MLDLPLVFLHAFPLDSRMWNGIREPLSRRARLITPDQRGLGRTPLPATTREPSLDDAARDLVALLDKLELERVVVGGCSMGGYVALALLRSAPERVGGLVLIDTKASADKPEAAENRHALAKRADEEGIEGWLAGQMLPNLLAGSTLESRPDVTETVRDLIESQPPAGIAWAARAMAARPDSAELLRGADVPALVLVGEHDNLTPHAEASAMAEALSNADLVTIEGAGHLTPLERPDAVSGAILDWLGRAPTR; this is encoded by the coding sequence ATGCTCGATCTCCCGCTCGTCTTCCTGCACGCCTTCCCGCTCGATTCGCGGATGTGGAACGGCATCCGCGAGCCGCTTTCCCGTCGCGCGCGGCTGATCACCCCGGACCAGCGTGGCCTCGGCAGGACGCCGTTGCCCGCGACGACCCGCGAACCGAGCCTCGACGACGCCGCCCGCGACCTGGTGGCGCTGCTGGACAAGCTCGAACTGGAGCGGGTCGTCGTCGGCGGCTGCTCGATGGGCGGGTACGTCGCCCTCGCGCTGCTTCGCTCGGCGCCCGAGCGCGTCGGTGGCCTGGTGCTGATCGACACGAAAGCGTCCGCCGACAAGCCCGAGGCCGCCGAGAACCGGCACGCGCTCGCGAAGCGCGCCGACGAGGAAGGCATTGAGGGGTGGCTGGCCGGGCAGATGCTCCCCAACCTGCTCGCCGGGTCGACGCTCGAAAGCAGGCCGGACGTCACCGAGACGGTGCGCGACCTGATCGAATCCCAGCCGCCCGCGGGTATCGCCTGGGCGGCGCGGGCGATGGCGGCGCGCCCGGATTCCGCCGAACTGCTGCGCGGCGCCGACGTGCCCGCGCTCGTCCTCGTCGGCGAGCACGACAACCTCACCCCGCACGCGGAGGCGTCCGCCATGGCCGAGGCGCTGTCGAACGCGGACCTGGTCACCATCGAGGGCGCGGGACACCTGACCCCGCTCGAACGACCGGACGCGGTCTCCGGCGCGATCCTCGACTGGCTCGGCCGCGCGCCGACCAGGTGA
- a CDS encoding alkaline phosphatase family protein produces MAEPAHPHLAEVVPSALTALGVPGFDGTLGFPAISRGCVLLIDGLGRELLDAHAADAPVLAELAKGTLRVGYPSTTAAGLAAIGTGVASGEHGMTGYTFELPGVGVLNALRWNSHEDGADLRGAAPPRDVQPLPTTFERAAAAGIHTSVVSAAKFKHSALTEAVQRGARYDGVHALGDLGAGILRALEPSPSFCYGYHSELDLLGHLHGPGSPAWRFQLRQVDRLVESIVDGLLPGSMLAVVADHGMVVVRDKLDLEDEPELLDGVRAFGGEVRARHVYTEQGAAADVLAAWRSALGERAWVRSREEAVEEGWFGPVSSRVLPRIGDVVAAARGEFGMVRGLAEAVETSLVGQHGSLTTAEQLVPLAIALG; encoded by the coding sequence GTGGCTGAACCCGCGCATCCGCACCTCGCCGAGGTCGTCCCGTCCGCGCTCACCGCGCTGGGCGTGCCCGGTTTCGACGGCACGCTGGGGTTTCCGGCGATTTCGCGCGGGTGCGTGCTGCTGATCGACGGGCTCGGCAGGGAACTGCTGGACGCCCACGCCGCCGACGCGCCGGTGCTCGCCGAACTCGCGAAGGGCACGTTGCGCGTCGGCTACCCGTCGACGACGGCGGCGGGGCTGGCCGCCATCGGCACCGGGGTCGCCTCGGGCGAGCACGGCATGACCGGGTACACCTTCGAACTGCCCGGCGTCGGCGTGCTGAACGCGTTGCGCTGGAACAGCCACGAGGACGGCGCCGACCTCCGCGGCGCGGCGCCGCCGAGGGACGTGCAACCGTTGCCGACGACGTTCGAGCGCGCCGCGGCGGCCGGAATCCACACGAGCGTGGTGTCCGCCGCGAAGTTCAAGCACTCGGCGTTGACCGAGGCCGTGCAGCGCGGCGCGCGATACGACGGGGTGCACGCGCTGGGCGATCTCGGCGCGGGCATCCTGCGCGCACTCGAACCCTCACCGTCGTTCTGCTACGGCTACCACAGCGAACTGGACCTGCTCGGTCACCTGCACGGGCCGGGTTCGCCGGCGTGGCGTTTCCAGCTCCGCCAAGTAGATCGGCTCGTCGAGTCCATTGTGGACGGACTGCTGCCGGGGTCGATGCTGGCCGTGGTCGCCGACCACGGCATGGTCGTGGTGCGGGACAAGCTCGATCTCGAAGACGAACCCGAACTGCTCGACGGCGTGCGCGCGTTCGGCGGGGAAGTGCGCGCACGGCACGTCTACACCGAGCAGGGCGCCGCCGCCGACGTACTCGCCGCATGGCGCTCGGCGCTCGGTGAGCGGGCGTGGGTGCGATCGAGGGAAGAAGCCGTCGAAGAGGGCTGGTTCGGGCCGGTTTCGAGCCGCGTCCTGCCGCGGATCGGGGACGTCGTTGCCGCCGCACGCGGCGAGTTCGGCATGGTGCGCGGGCTCGCGGAGGCGGTCGAGACCTCGCTGGTCGGGCAGCACGGCTCGCTGACCACGGCGGAACAACTGGTGCCGCTGGCGATCGCGCTCGGCTGA
- a CDS encoding FmdB family zinc ribbon protein — MPTYAYRCRECTRTFELNRPMSESSSPAECPGGHPDTVKLLTTVALTGAAAAPAPSGGGCCGGGCCG; from the coding sequence ATGCCGACCTACGCCTATCGCTGCCGCGAGTGCACTCGGACGTTCGAGCTGAACCGGCCGATGAGCGAGTCGTCCTCGCCCGCCGAGTGCCCCGGCGGGCACCCCGACACCGTCAAGCTGCTGACCACCGTCGCGCTGACCGGCGCCGCGGCGGCACCCGCGCCGAGCGGCGGCGGATGCTGCGGCGGTGGCTGCTGCGGCTGA
- the serB gene encoding phosphoserine phosphatase SerB produces the protein MSAQGQTPVLISITGPDKPGVTSVLFAALTRHGVDLLDVEQVVIRDQLVLGVLVGVASDPEALQEVVEQAMASLAMNVEVRIGSAIGADPFAPSRLGSTHVLVVLGRPLTARAFTEVARKMATLGTNIDTIRSIADYPVTGLEVYVSAANESDEADTELRAAVADVTSNGGLDVAIERAGLERRSKRLIVFDVDSTLVQGEVIEMLGAHAGVEPQVREITEAAMRGELNFTESLEQRVALLEGLPVSALDEVADSLELTAGARTTVRTLKRLGFRCGVVSGGFTSIIDRLVDDLGLDFAAANELEVADGKLTGRVVGEVVDRAGKATALRRFAAEYGIPLAQCVAVGDGANDIDMLAAAGMGVAFNAKPALREVADTALSHPYLDAVLFTLGITRAEVEAADAADGLQPERL, from the coding sequence GTGAGCGCTCAGGGGCAGACGCCGGTGCTGATCTCGATCACCGGTCCCGACAAACCCGGCGTCACCTCGGTGCTCTTCGCCGCGCTCACCCGGCACGGCGTCGACCTGCTCGACGTCGAGCAGGTCGTCATCCGCGATCAGCTCGTGCTCGGTGTGCTGGTGGGCGTGGCGAGCGATCCGGAGGCCCTGCAGGAGGTCGTCGAGCAGGCGATGGCCTCGCTCGCGATGAACGTCGAGGTGCGGATCGGGTCGGCCATCGGGGCCGACCCGTTCGCGCCGTCGCGGCTGGGGTCCACGCACGTGCTCGTCGTGCTGGGCCGCCCGCTGACCGCGCGCGCGTTCACCGAGGTGGCCAGGAAGATGGCCACCCTCGGCACGAACATCGACACGATCCGCAGCATCGCGGACTACCCGGTGACCGGGCTCGAGGTGTACGTCTCGGCGGCGAACGAGAGCGACGAGGCGGACACCGAACTGCGCGCCGCGGTCGCCGACGTCACCTCGAACGGCGGGCTCGACGTCGCCATCGAGCGGGCTGGCCTGGAGCGGCGGTCCAAGCGCCTGATCGTGTTCGACGTCGACTCGACGCTGGTGCAGGGCGAGGTCATCGAGATGCTCGGCGCGCACGCCGGGGTCGAGCCGCAGGTCAGGGAGATCACCGAGGCCGCGATGCGTGGCGAGCTGAACTTCACCGAATCGCTCGAACAGCGCGTCGCCCTGCTCGAAGGCCTGCCGGTCTCCGCGCTCGACGAGGTCGCCGACTCGCTCGAACTCACCGCGGGCGCGCGGACCACCGTGCGCACGCTCAAGCGGCTCGGGTTCCGGTGCGGGGTCGTCTCCGGCGGGTTCACCTCGATCATCGACAGGCTCGTCGACGACCTCGGGCTCGACTTCGCCGCGGCGAACGAGCTGGAGGTCGCCGACGGCAAGCTCACCGGCCGCGTCGTCGGCGAGGTCGTGGACAGGGCGGGCAAGGCGACCGCGTTGCGCCGCTTCGCCGCCGAGTACGGCATCCCGCTCGCGCAGTGCGTCGCGGTCGGGGACGGCGCGAACGACATCGACATGCTGGCCGCGGCCGGGATGGGTGTCGCGTTCAACGCCAAGCCCGCGTTGCGTGAGGTCGCCGACACCGCGCTCTCCCACCCCTACCTCGACGCGGTGCTGTTCACCCTCGGCATCACGCGCGCCGAGGTCGAAGCGGCCGACGCGGCCGACGGCCTGCAACCAGAGCGGCTGTGA
- a CDS encoding sensor histidine kinase, with amino-acid sequence MTSPPEPKTATRASPWRFLRWLHLVYLLIPLFQPVFDPNAGVADWVIAGIVMAGGGALTVIGSLRPEIARWGSWVPLVVFAACTVWLNSGASVLIVYAAVFAARTEPRRVAFRLFVAFTLLLFAMIPVMPVDWPWRLWSVLPSLVFTWVIGLEAVEEADRERVATELRLRNARIEHLATVTERERIARDLHDLLGHSLTAVVMRAQLIAADPARAVEEAGEIEKTARDALAEVRGALTGWRQASLDRELESAKAALDSLGVELVVRRDPGLVLVGSTEHELALALREAVTNVVRHAKARTCHIGLDREHGEVRLVIADDGVGGKFREGTGLTGMRERVTALGGRIERMTAAGTTVTIAVPLEVAV; translated from the coding sequence ATGACGAGTCCGCCGGAACCGAAGACCGCCACGCGCGCCTCGCCGTGGCGGTTCTTGCGGTGGCTGCACCTCGTCTACCTGCTGATCCCGTTGTTCCAGCCGGTGTTCGACCCGAACGCGGGCGTGGCGGACTGGGTGATCGCCGGGATCGTGATGGCGGGCGGCGGCGCGTTGACGGTCATCGGCAGCCTGCGGCCGGAGATCGCGCGCTGGGGTTCGTGGGTGCCGCTCGTCGTGTTCGCGGCGTGCACCGTGTGGCTGAACTCCGGCGCCTCGGTGCTGATCGTGTACGCGGCCGTCTTCGCCGCGCGCACCGAGCCGCGCCGAGTAGCGTTCCGCCTGTTCGTCGCGTTCACCCTGCTGCTGTTCGCGATGATCCCGGTGATGCCGGTCGACTGGCCGTGGCGGTTGTGGAGCGTGTTGCCGTCCTTGGTGTTCACCTGGGTCATCGGGCTGGAGGCCGTCGAGGAAGCGGATCGCGAGCGGGTCGCGACGGAGCTTCGCCTGCGTAACGCCAGGATCGAACACCTCGCCACGGTCACCGAACGCGAGCGCATCGCCCGCGATCTGCACGACCTGCTCGGGCATTCGCTCACCGCGGTCGTCATGCGCGCGCAGCTGATCGCCGCGGATCCCGCGCGGGCCGTCGAGGAAGCGGGCGAAATCGAGAAAACCGCGCGAGACGCGCTCGCCGAGGTCCGCGGCGCGCTGACCGGCTGGCGCCAGGCGAGCCTCGACCGCGAGCTGGAATCCGCGAAGGCCGCGCTCGACTCCCTCGGCGTCGAACTGGTGGTGCGGCGCGATCCCGGGCTCGTGCTCGTCGGGTCCACCGAACACGAACTGGCACTCGCGCTGCGCGAGGCCGTCACGAACGTGGTGCGGCACGCGAAGGCGCGCACCTGCCACATCGGCCTGGACCGCGAGCACGGCGAGGTCCGGTTGGTGATCGCCGACGACGGTGTCGGCGGGAAGTTTCGGGAAGGCACCGGACTGACCGGCATGCGCGAGCGGGTCACCGCGCTCGGCGGCCGGATCGAGCGGATGACGGCGGCGGGCACCACGGTGACCATCGCGGTCCCGCTGGAGGTGGCAGTGTGA
- a CDS encoding ABC transporter ATP-binding protein yields MNSNENGEALRVRGASHSYGANRALDGVDLDVATGECVALLGPNGAGKTTLVNLAIGLLPRQHGEISLAGGDPRRAATRRRLGVVQQTLGFPTTLKVGEVVAGAAIRAGRSKNAAGPVLAELDLTELAGRRAAKLSGGQRQRVQLAMALVADPALLVLDEPTVGLDVPARRRFWDLLARWRARGTGVLVTTHLIEESAAVADRVVVLDHGRVLATGTPGELVGRLPDRTVTARTGLGRERLVRLPGVVSVDREGEHVRLTTRSPETLLRVLLAEDPGLSELRVEGAGLEDAVLALTNGTEVAA; encoded by the coding sequence GTGAACAGCAACGAAAACGGCGAGGCGCTGCGGGTACGCGGCGCGTCGCACTCCTACGGCGCGAACCGCGCGCTCGACGGCGTGGACCTCGACGTCGCGACGGGGGAGTGCGTCGCGCTGCTCGGCCCGAACGGCGCGGGCAAGACCACCCTGGTGAACCTGGCGATCGGCCTGCTTCCGCGCCAGCACGGCGAAATCTCGCTCGCGGGCGGCGATCCCCGCCGCGCGGCGACCCGGCGCAGGCTCGGCGTCGTCCAGCAGACGCTCGGGTTCCCGACCACGCTCAAGGTGGGCGAGGTCGTGGCGGGGGCCGCGATCAGGGCGGGGCGGTCGAAGAACGCGGCGGGCCCGGTGCTCGCCGAACTCGACCTGACCGAGCTCGCTGGTCGTCGCGCGGCCAAGCTGTCCGGCGGCCAGCGGCAGCGGGTCCAGCTCGCGATGGCGCTCGTCGCGGATCCGGCGCTGCTCGTACTGGACGAGCCGACGGTCGGCCTCGACGTGCCCGCCCGCAGGCGGTTCTGGGACCTTCTCGCGCGGTGGCGGGCGCGGGGCACCGGGGTGCTGGTGACCACGCACCTCATCGAGGAGTCGGCCGCGGTGGCCGATCGCGTCGTAGTACTGGACCACGGGCGGGTGCTGGCCACCGGCACGCCCGGCGAGCTCGTCGGCAGGCTGCCGGACCGCACCGTCACGGCGCGGACCGGCCTCGGCCGCGAGCGCCTGGTCCGGCTCCCGGGGGTGGTCTCGGTCGACCGGGAAGGTGAGCACGTCCGGCTCACCACCCGGTCGCCCGAGACCTTGCTTCGAGTGCTCCTCGCCGAAGACCCGGGCCTGTCCGAACTGCGGGTGGAAGGCGCGGGCCTGGAAGACGCGGTTCTCGCGCTCACGAATGGAACGGAGGTGGCGGCATGA
- a CDS encoding ABC transporter permease, producing MSTETGLTGRLFRVEFVDELRAIVREPTSLLFSIVMPIGMFVLFVSLFGKGNSEFGGPVGTQMVATFGTFGVLTVALLNPGTSVAADRNRGWLRAKQVSGVPVGVTLAAKVASALPYALGLLVAMAIASGLTGALTAPPLRLLAVAGILLVGALPFALLGLAVGFVASPNATAAVLNALLLPSAVFSGLWMPLEIMPGFVRDLAPFLPTYHLARLAMTPLYGGAAGVHVLVLLGTTAVTAPLAAVAYRRGKP from the coding sequence ATGAGCACCGAGACCGGGCTGACGGGGCGGTTGTTCCGGGTCGAATTCGTCGACGAACTGAGGGCGATCGTGCGCGAGCCGACCTCGCTGCTGTTCTCGATCGTGATGCCGATCGGCATGTTCGTGCTCTTCGTTTCCTTGTTCGGCAAGGGAAATTCGGAGTTCGGCGGTCCGGTCGGGACCCAGATGGTGGCGACGTTCGGCACCTTCGGCGTGCTCACCGTGGCGCTGCTGAACCCCGGTACGAGCGTGGCGGCCGATCGGAACCGCGGCTGGTTGCGGGCGAAGCAGGTTTCCGGCGTTCCGGTGGGAGTCACGCTCGCCGCGAAGGTCGCCTCGGCGCTGCCCTACGCGCTCGGCCTGCTCGTCGCGATGGCGATCGCGTCGGGACTGACCGGGGCGCTGACCGCGCCGCCGCTGCGGCTGCTCGCGGTCGCCGGGATCCTGCTCGTCGGCGCGCTGCCGTTCGCGCTGCTCGGCCTCGCCGTCGGGTTCGTCGCCAGCCCGAACGCCACGGCCGCCGTGCTGAACGCGCTGCTGCTGCCGTCGGCGGTGTTCAGCGGGCTGTGGATGCCGCTGGAGATCATGCCGGGGTTCGTCCGGGACCTCGCGCCGTTCCTGCCGACCTACCACCTGGCGCGGCTCGCGATGACCCCGCTCTACGGCGGTGCCGCCGGGGTGCACGTGCTGGTGCTGCTCGGGACGACCGCGGTGACCGCGCCGCTGGCCGCGGTGGCCTATCGTCGTGGCAAGCCATGA